TGCAACGATTCTTGACGAGGATGACGGAACGACAATTTTCGAAGGAAGCGAGGAGTACAATACGCATTCTTTTTATAATGAAGCATTAGCAAATGTGCCAAACGAAGAAAAGATTGCCCTCATTCAGTCGATTGAAAAGAAAGTGCTTGCGTATGACCCAAGGATTGTCACGCTGAATTACTGTGTGATTCAAGATTTCTCTACAGAACGTGCGATAGCAAATGATAAAGGGTTATCGATAGATGAAAAGCAAAATGGGCTTGTCGTTTTCGTTTCGGCTGTTGCGAAAGATGGAGAAGAGATGAAAACGGGCAGTGCTGTTAAAATGACACGCGATTTCGATTCCATTGATGCGGATGCATTTGCAAAAGAGGTAGCTGAAGAGGCATTGTCACACCTCGGAGAGCAATCGATTCCGACAAAAAAGTATCCGGTCATTATGCGCCATGATGCTTCAGCGTCTTTACTCTCAACATTCTCATCTATTTTTTCAGCGGAAAATACACAAAAAGACCAATCATTATTAAAAGGAAAAGTTGGCGAAACAATTGCTTCATCAGCATATACACTAGTGGACGACCCAAGTCACCCAGATTCCTTACGGGGAACAAACTTTGACGGTGAAGGGGTCGCAACGAAAAAGCAGACAATCGTGTTAGAAGGAAAGTTGGAAACACTTTTCCATAACCGTAAAACCGCAAAAAAAGACGGCGTTGAAACGACGGGGCATGCTCGAAAGTCCTCTTATAAAGGAACGCTATCCGTAGCGCCGATTAACTTGTATATTGCACCAGGGACGAAAAG
This window of the Sporosarcina ureilytica genome carries:
- a CDS encoding TldD/PmbA family protein encodes the protein MLKNNEFQSKLLAEAKNAGFSEAEVYYERSASFHCTIFEGAIDSYETSEEGGIGFRGLYNGKMGYAYTEKVDDDSIGFLIHQAKENATILDEDDGTTIFEGSEEYNTHSFYNEALANVPNEEKIALIQSIEKKVLAYDPRIVTLNYCVIQDFSTERAIANDKGLSIDEKQNGLVVFVSAVAKDGEEMKTGSAVKMTRDFDSIDADAFAKEVAEEALSHLGEQSIPTKKYPVIMRHDASASLLSTFSSIFSAENTQKDQSLLKGKVGETIASSAYTLVDDPSHPDSLRGTNFDGEGVATKKQTIVLEGKLETLFHNRKTAKKDGVETTGHARKSSYKGTLSVAPINLYIAPGTKSKDELVASIQDGVFITDLAGLHSGANTISGDFSVAATGFHIQDGKIASPLKQMTIAGNYFDYLKQIEEVGSDLEFASGGYGSPSLLVKELSVTVDH